The following proteins come from a genomic window of Pelagicoccus albus:
- a CDS encoding glycosyltransferase has product MRILYLTTSFPVYSETFLQREARAMIKAGVGFEIISLHGGKPEFEGHPVTLFSKWWLLKLFYLLPWAVFRRGREVLEIVQAMNVRRPASFLNLAENLLGLGAAIVMERRIREFRPDVVHCVWSSAPAAFGMMAEALTDIPFSTGAHAYDIFEYGGDWLLPMKLERACLVHVSTDVAAGRIRTLCASDKVKRIRRGLNSLPQARLPRELCPTLRIVCVARLVEKKGFPYQIEIYRLLREKGVSFEARIVGDGPMEAEIRQLIANADLQGQVSLTGLLSEQETLDQLQWADLLVHTGIVAASGDRDGLPNVVPEAMASGAVVLGSPVSGVVEAIEDGETGFLCPPWEPQVWLERCRDLQGDFSLRERLARNARAWVEREFVAEKNTGALLQFLEAATQKTARKE; this is encoded by the coding sequence ATGCGTATCCTTTACCTAACGACGAGCTTTCCCGTCTACTCCGAAACTTTTTTGCAACGCGAAGCCCGAGCTATGATCAAGGCTGGGGTAGGCTTTGAGATTATATCTTTGCACGGCGGCAAGCCAGAGTTCGAAGGCCATCCGGTAACCTTATTCTCCAAATGGTGGCTGCTGAAGTTGTTTTACCTACTCCCGTGGGCAGTTTTCAGACGCGGTAGGGAAGTATTGGAGATTGTCCAGGCCATGAATGTGAGGAGGCCCGCGTCGTTTCTAAACCTGGCGGAAAACCTACTGGGATTGGGAGCAGCTATCGTCATGGAACGGCGTATCCGAGAATTTCGGCCGGATGTAGTCCATTGCGTTTGGTCCAGCGCACCAGCTGCATTCGGAATGATGGCGGAAGCTTTAACAGATATTCCCTTTTCTACGGGAGCCCATGCGTATGACATATTTGAGTACGGAGGGGATTGGCTTCTGCCTATGAAGCTCGAGAGAGCGTGTCTGGTACATGTTTCGACAGACGTAGCCGCAGGGCGAATACGCACGCTTTGCGCGAGCGATAAGGTGAAGCGTATTCGACGTGGTTTGAATTCCTTGCCGCAGGCCCGTCTGCCTCGAGAGCTTTGTCCGACCTTGAGAATAGTCTGTGTGGCGCGCTTGGTTGAGAAGAAGGGCTTTCCTTATCAAATCGAGATTTACCGGCTACTGCGGGAGAAGGGAGTTTCTTTTGAAGCTCGGATCGTGGGAGACGGTCCGATGGAGGCTGAGATCCGACAATTGATAGCAAACGCGGATTTGCAGGGGCAGGTCAGTTTAACAGGGCTCTTGAGCGAGCAGGAAACGCTAGACCAACTTCAATGGGCGGATCTGCTGGTTCACACGGGAATTGTGGCTGCGAGCGGGGATCGCGATGGCTTGCCGAACGTCGTTCCAGAGGCGATGGCAAGCGGGGCCGTAGTTCTTGGATCGCCGGTATCTGGGGTAGTGGAGGCGATCGAAGATGGAGAGACTGGTTTCCTTTGTCCCCCTTGGGAACCTCAAGTCTGGCTAGAACGGTGTAGGGATTTACAGGGAGACTTTTCCCTTCGAGAGAGGCTTGCTCGAAATGCCAGAGCTTGGGTGGAAAGGGAGTTTGTGGCGGAGAAAAATACCGGCGCTTTGCTCCAATTTCTTGAGGCAGCAACCCAGAAAACCGCTCGAAAAGAGTGA
- a CDS encoding MBL fold metallo-hydrolase, producing MALIIEPVYTDGIAQLSYLVGDDSEGFAAVIDPRPDCDIYVKKAQEMGLEIKAIYETHIHADFMSGSLALQKKLGGEVPVRVSGEGNPEYKFRHEKIVDGHEAKLGNLRIVARHTPGHTPEHLSYFAYEGSKDTPFALFSGDTLFVDSVGRPDLLGEEETQDLAENLYHSIHRIYANIPDGVMLYPGHGAGSACGPKIGDRMFSTIGYEKGNNPYFKLTEKEDFIEEVLGAAPEEPNHYRPLKKLNASDAKERYEQKSVRALNPAEVERVACDGAKILDTRSALSFASGHIPGSLNIEAKGELSVWSGWLLEFDTPLILVLEKDSDLEKVRALLLRTGHYNVVGYLSGGIMEWIMEGKAVSTYDPYTAPELKDYLGLVQVLDVRSESERKNGYIPSSKHIFLPDLEEQALNILDPNEPVVTYCASGFRASIAASILKKIGFENVGSLPGSWVAWKQSELPVEKDEKRELQPA from the coding sequence ATGGCACTGATAATCGAACCTGTATACACCGACGGAATAGCCCAACTCTCATACCTTGTCGGAGATGATTCAGAGGGATTCGCAGCCGTTATTGATCCCAGACCTGACTGCGATATCTACGTAAAGAAGGCTCAGGAAATGGGCCTAGAAATAAAAGCGATCTACGAAACTCATATACACGCTGACTTCATGAGCGGCTCCCTCGCGTTGCAGAAAAAACTGGGTGGCGAAGTCCCAGTCCGCGTGAGCGGAGAAGGAAATCCTGAATACAAATTCCGCCACGAAAAAATTGTGGATGGCCACGAGGCGAAGTTGGGAAACCTCAGAATTGTCGCCCGTCACACTCCAGGACATACGCCGGAACACCTGAGCTACTTTGCTTACGAAGGCTCTAAGGACACCCCATTCGCCCTATTCTCTGGCGATACCCTATTCGTTGATTCAGTAGGCCGTCCCGATTTGCTAGGCGAGGAAGAAACTCAGGACCTAGCCGAAAACCTGTATCACAGTATCCACCGAATTTACGCGAACATTCCCGACGGCGTGATGCTCTACCCAGGTCATGGGGCGGGTTCCGCCTGCGGTCCTAAAATAGGTGACCGAATGTTCAGCACGATTGGCTACGAGAAAGGCAACAACCCGTACTTTAAGTTGACCGAAAAGGAAGATTTCATTGAGGAGGTCTTGGGAGCGGCGCCTGAAGAGCCAAATCATTACCGACCTCTCAAAAAGCTTAACGCCAGTGACGCCAAAGAGAGATACGAGCAAAAGTCAGTCCGCGCCCTAAACCCCGCGGAGGTCGAGAGGGTAGCCTGCGACGGTGCCAAAATACTGGATACTCGATCCGCTCTCTCATTCGCTAGCGGACACATACCAGGCTCCCTCAACATCGAGGCCAAAGGGGAATTGTCAGTCTGGTCTGGTTGGCTACTGGAATTCGACACGCCATTGATCCTTGTTTTGGAAAAGGACTCAGATTTGGAGAAGGTACGGGCCCTGCTTTTGAGAACAGGACACTACAACGTAGTTGGATACCTTTCCGGCGGTATTATGGAATGGATCATGGAGGGCAAAGCAGTTAGCACCTACGACCCTTACACCGCTCCTGAGCTAAAAGATTACCTAGGCTTGGTCCAAGTGTTGGACGTTCGTTCTGAATCAGAACGTAAAAATGGATACATCCCAAGTTCGAAGCACATTTTTCTACCAGACCTCGAAGAGCAGGCACTCAACATTCTAGATCCTAACGAGCCAGTAGTTACCTACTGCGCCAGCGGATTCCGAGCAAGTATCGCAGCCAGCATATTGAAGAAAATCGGGTTCGAAAACGTGGGAAGCTTACCAGGCAGTTGGGTGGCGTGGAAGCAATCTGAGCTGCCTGTTGAAAAGGATGAGAAGCGAGAGCTACAGCCAGCATGA
- the recN gene encoding DNA repair protein RecN, translated as MLQFLKISNLALLEAASIDFEAGFTVVTGETGAGKSVLLGALSLLSGARTDKSVIRSGTEQCEVEAALWFEDSALVDSLLAEMDLPKCEEGMLVLKRSLHVSKPSRISINGSLATLSNLQELGGVWIDFHGPGEPQRLLKSECQLDLIDLYGGLEEEAAAYRERYREWKSVLGQIDELKGASQLAPDQIDFIQSQLRRIDDLELSREMVEQLEQDYNRVSGAQDLLELTAELSEGLSGDEGALNILSQLSRSAEQAAELDPTLSELAERLNGLIIETQELGSEYEQLGSSLDFEPEFAAEVTQKMNDWQDLRRKYGRDVEDVLEARQEMSDRLDSQGDIQGSLERLHAEADKLESELKGVAGRLTQKRLTAGKSLAKKAEKMLLELGFKKGRFGIQMLDQTSLKGHGDSLPDLLFSPNVGEPTKSLSDVASSGELARVMLALKTILADVDSVPVLVFDEVDANVGGEIGRIVGQKLKGIGDNHQVICITHLPQVAALGRQHFLVEKDQSGNRAAVKIRRMDTDSDQRVEELARMLGDRQAKSALSHARELLEL; from the coding sequence ATGCTGCAATTCTTGAAAATCTCTAATTTGGCTTTGTTGGAAGCCGCATCGATCGATTTCGAGGCGGGATTCACCGTGGTGACCGGTGAGACGGGAGCGGGCAAAAGTGTTTTGCTGGGTGCTCTAAGCCTCTTGTCGGGGGCGAGGACGGACAAGTCTGTGATTCGCTCAGGCACGGAACAGTGCGAGGTCGAAGCGGCTCTCTGGTTCGAGGATTCTGCCCTTGTCGATAGCCTTTTGGCTGAAATGGATTTGCCCAAGTGCGAGGAGGGGATGCTGGTCTTGAAACGCTCGTTGCACGTTTCTAAACCCTCCCGGATCTCGATCAATGGCAGTCTGGCGACACTTTCGAATTTGCAGGAGCTTGGCGGAGTTTGGATCGACTTTCATGGCCCGGGAGAACCCCAGAGGCTATTGAAAAGCGAATGCCAGCTCGACTTGATCGACCTATACGGGGGCTTGGAAGAGGAGGCCGCTGCTTACCGGGAAAGATATCGGGAGTGGAAATCCGTGTTGGGCCAAATCGACGAGCTCAAAGGAGCGTCTCAGCTGGCGCCTGACCAGATCGACTTCATTCAAAGCCAGCTTCGCAGGATTGACGATTTGGAGCTGTCTCGGGAGATGGTCGAGCAGCTGGAGCAAGACTACAACCGGGTATCCGGAGCTCAGGATCTGCTGGAGTTGACAGCCGAGTTGAGCGAAGGGCTCAGTGGGGACGAAGGGGCGCTCAACATCCTATCTCAGCTTTCCCGTTCGGCTGAACAGGCGGCGGAGCTCGATCCTACTCTGAGCGAATTGGCGGAGCGGCTCAATGGTTTGATCATCGAGACCCAAGAGCTGGGCAGCGAGTACGAACAGCTTGGCTCCTCACTTGACTTCGAACCGGAATTTGCCGCCGAAGTGACGCAGAAGATGAATGATTGGCAAGACTTGCGTCGAAAGTATGGCCGAGATGTCGAAGACGTGCTGGAGGCCCGGCAGGAGATGTCGGATCGCCTCGATTCTCAGGGAGACATTCAAGGAAGCCTGGAGCGTTTACATGCTGAGGCCGACAAGCTTGAGAGCGAGCTCAAGGGAGTGGCGGGGCGTTTGACTCAAAAGCGACTCACCGCTGGGAAGTCTCTTGCCAAGAAAGCGGAGAAAATGCTTTTGGAATTGGGCTTCAAGAAGGGGCGCTTCGGTATTCAGATGCTGGATCAAACGAGCCTGAAGGGGCACGGAGATAGTTTGCCCGATCTTTTGTTCTCTCCCAATGTGGGTGAGCCAACGAAGTCGCTCTCTGATGTGGCTTCGAGCGGCGAGCTGGCTCGCGTGATGTTGGCCTTGAAGACTATTCTGGCGGATGTGGATAGTGTGCCGGTTCTTGTATTCGACGAAGTTGACGCGAATGTGGGCGGAGAGATCGGACGTATCGTCGGACAAAAGCTGAAAGGGATTGGCGACAACCATCAGGTCATCTGTATCACGCACTTACCTCAAGTCGCTGCCCTTGGTCGTCAGCACTTCCTGGTGGAAAAGGACCAAAGCGGCAACCGCGCGGCAGTAAAGATCCGCAGGATGGATACGGACTCGGATCAACGCGTGGAGGAACTGGCTCGTATGCTAGGTGACCGGCAAGCGAAGTCGGCTTTGTCGCACGCCCGGGAGTTGCTCGAACTTTAG
- a CDS encoding glycosyltransferase — protein sequence MRVESMLEDSSHVAKFGVNFYNFIQRHFPWLHHPYYLLVEGLSLLNKKGVSLGHSYYTGVLKSYRPHLVFSVHDCLNRGYFQEAREILGNSVRCATYCSEFSGGYGYSRNWVEPTVDLYISRTETAKDYAVKKLGLAEEKIAVRGQFLMPRIYREAFTPIERHRFVTERLGLRSDRRIVFLTTGGAGANNHIALLEVLKRYKEKYQAVVVCGRNQKVFLEASKWKEENPDFSCNITGYTNEIHLYMQAADFVVTRGGTTTCAEALHFECPIVFNGFGGVMPQEKLTVKYFMQDNAAVKISKAEDFDSLLGEWCRSTEKFTDLKRRFSKMRFQDDPRDTIRMLVDLAQRAASESDVPPLKVVG from the coding sequence GTGAGAGTCGAGAGTATGCTGGAAGACTCTTCGCATGTGGCCAAGTTCGGGGTAAACTTCTACAACTTTATCCAGCGTCACTTTCCTTGGCTGCACCATCCTTATTACCTTCTGGTGGAAGGCTTAAGCCTTTTGAACAAGAAGGGCGTGTCACTGGGCCATAGTTACTACACGGGAGTGCTGAAGAGTTACCGGCCGCATCTTGTATTCAGTGTTCACGATTGTCTCAACCGTGGATACTTCCAAGAGGCCCGCGAAATCCTGGGAAACAGCGTTCGCTGCGCGACCTATTGCTCCGAGTTTTCAGGAGGATATGGATACAGCCGAAACTGGGTGGAGCCAACGGTCGACTTGTACATTTCCCGAACGGAAACGGCTAAGGACTACGCGGTGAAAAAGCTTGGACTTGCCGAAGAGAAGATCGCGGTACGCGGCCAGTTTTTGATGCCTCGTATTTACAGGGAGGCGTTTACTCCGATCGAGCGGCATCGCTTCGTGACGGAGCGTCTCGGATTGCGGTCTGATCGGCGGATCGTGTTTCTGACCACCGGGGGAGCTGGAGCGAACAATCACATTGCCCTGCTGGAAGTTCTCAAACGCTACAAAGAGAAGTACCAAGCGGTGGTGGTTTGCGGGAGAAATCAGAAGGTCTTCCTAGAAGCGTCCAAATGGAAAGAGGAGAATCCTGATTTCAGCTGCAACATCACCGGCTATACGAATGAGATTCACCTCTACATGCAGGCGGCGGATTTCGTGGTGACTCGGGGAGGTACGACGACCTGCGCCGAGGCTCTGCATTTCGAATGCCCCATTGTATTCAATGGATTTGGCGGTGTAATGCCGCAGGAAAAGCTCACGGTTAAGTACTTCATGCAGGACAATGCTGCGGTGAAGATCAGCAAAGCGGAAGATTTTGATTCCTTGTTGGGAGAATGGTGTCGCTCGACCGAAAAGTTCACCGATTTGAAGCGTAGATTCTCCAAGATGAGATTTCAGGACGATCCGAGAGATACGATTCGCATGCTGGTGGACTTGGCCCAAAGAGCCGCCTCTGAAAGCGATGTGCCTCCTTTAAAGGTTGTCGGCTAG
- the upp gene encoding uracil phosphoribosyltransferase: MKRFPTLTISNHPLIQHKLAYIRDKTTPKKVFKELMDEVSTLLAYEITKNLPVRAVQVETPLQTTTCHVIDVDKVVLVPLLRAGLGLVEGVLKLIPSCAVCHVGLYRDHETLEPQTYYFKPMSSPEERMFIMVDPMLATGGSAIASADLLKKNGAKNIKFMCLVAAPEGVEAFQHAHPDVEIYAAALDDGLNESAYILPGLGDAGDRLFGTQ; encoded by the coding sequence ATGAAAAGATTCCCGACCCTCACGATTTCCAACCATCCGTTGATACAGCACAAGCTGGCTTACATCCGGGACAAGACTACGCCCAAAAAGGTTTTCAAGGAGCTAATGGATGAGGTCAGCACTTTGCTCGCATACGAGATCACCAAGAATCTGCCTGTTCGGGCGGTGCAGGTAGAAACGCCGCTGCAGACCACGACTTGTCATGTGATCGACGTAGATAAAGTTGTCTTGGTTCCTTTGCTACGGGCAGGTCTCGGATTGGTTGAGGGGGTGCTCAAGCTCATACCGAGTTGCGCGGTTTGTCATGTCGGCTTGTATCGGGACCACGAAACGCTTGAGCCCCAGACCTATTATTTTAAGCCCATGTCCTCGCCGGAAGAGCGGATGTTCATCATGGTTGACCCGATGCTCGCGACTGGGGGATCGGCTATTGCGTCGGCGGATTTGTTGAAGAAAAACGGAGCCAAGAATATCAAGTTCATGTGCTTGGTTGCCGCTCCAGAGGGAGTTGAAGCGTTTCAGCACGCCCATCCTGATGTTGAAATCTACGCGGCAGCCCTCGATGACGGTCTCAACGAGAGTGCCTATATTTTACCCGGTCTCGGCGACGCAGGCGATCGTCTTTTTGGCACTCAATAG
- a CDS encoding SDR family NAD(P)-dependent oxidoreductase, producing MELAGKRALVTGASRGVGRAISKALAAAGVEVVGTSRNADRVDWPEGVSGVTFDCSTASSVESSWRAAGFDQSGFDIVVSNAGSGAFGSFRDEDFENWEDQIQLMLLGAMKVSQLVLSSWTPANPGVLVQIGSLATEYPIPYMSGYNAAKAGLAAFCESIRLETDPRIARVVELRLGDVATRFNDHVKGAPKDPRQKDAWEAMCQHVEEGPEPEIVAKRLLKALSRDQVGIIRTGSFFQAIVGSLFARFLSSSLKAKLNCYYYRISNY from the coding sequence ATGGAGTTAGCAGGCAAAAGGGCTTTGGTTACGGGGGCGAGTCGCGGAGTCGGCCGAGCCATCTCCAAAGCCTTGGCCGCCGCCGGTGTCGAGGTTGTGGGTACCTCGAGAAACGCGGATCGGGTCGATTGGCCTGAGGGGGTCAGCGGCGTCACATTTGACTGTTCGACTGCATCGTCTGTCGAGAGCAGCTGGAGAGCTGCTGGATTTGACCAGAGTGGATTCGATATCGTGGTCAGCAATGCTGGCTCGGGGGCCTTTGGCTCGTTTCGAGATGAAGATTTCGAGAATTGGGAAGATCAGATTCAGCTTATGTTGCTGGGAGCGATGAAGGTATCGCAATTGGTCTTAAGTTCTTGGACCCCTGCGAATCCAGGCGTTTTGGTGCAGATCGGTTCGTTGGCGACAGAGTATCCCATCCCTTACATGAGTGGATACAATGCGGCCAAAGCGGGTTTGGCTGCCTTTTGCGAGTCGATCCGGCTGGAAACGGATCCGCGCATCGCCCGAGTGGTGGAGCTCCGGCTGGGAGATGTGGCGACTCGTTTCAATGACCACGTGAAAGGAGCTCCTAAGGATCCGCGCCAAAAGGATGCCTGGGAAGCGATGTGCCAGCATGTAGAGGAGGGACCGGAACCAGAAATTGTGGCGAAGCGTTTGCTTAAGGCCCTCTCGCGCGACCAAGTTGGCATTATAAGGACGGGTAGCTTTTTTCAGGCTATAGTTGGATCGCTTTTTGCTAGATTTTTGTCGTCATCCTTAAAAGCTAAGCTTAACTGCTACTATTATAGGATAAGTAATTACTGA